From the genome of Syntrophaceae bacterium, one region includes:
- a CDS encoding acyl-CoA synthetase, with translation MVFSVTPIGGMKDIEALEKVPWEDVLSAQSTYELFRDAASQFPDKVAITFLPTGEDKDEAVRISHRQLFARITQAANAFHALGVGPVDAVGILMPGMPQTHFALWGAQTAGIACPINFLLNPEQIAELMNAAGVKVAVVFGSPAMPGMLEKALAVRDLVPGLKALLLVGAKSDPSRNIWNFDEKLDEQPGDALTSKRTFSRRDVCTYFHTGGTTGSPKLARLTQGNMVYAVWAIAQMYGYTPDAIGVNPLPLFHVAGSVILGLSPLCSGAQIIIPTAGGFRNPKALANHWKMVARYRPTHVGGVPANMVAISGVPPQGEDLSSIRAFYTGGAALPVETERYYRDTFGIPVYKMYGMTESTALGAMNPVGAPVKLGCLGMRPPYEELAVRHLNADGSLGAPCGTNETGAVLLRGPGIFAGYTDSSKDAEALIEGGWFKTGDMGYLDEDGELYITGRTKDMINRSGHSIDSGVIEEAIERHPAVLQCAAVGRPDTYAGELPVAYVTLKPGKTADADEIRAFAAANIADPPAVPKDVIILEAMPMTVIGKIFKPELRADQTRRVFQEALADIGATADIQVIPDRKHGNLAVISLQDRDERGRIEAEINRILGGYTVPYEIRWTRAE, from the coding sequence ATGGTTTTTTCCGTAACACCGATCGGCGGCATGAAGGACATCGAAGCGCTGGAGAAGGTACCCTGGGAGGACGTACTCTCCGCGCAGAGCACCTACGAGCTTTTTCGCGATGCGGCAAGCCAGTTCCCCGACAAGGTGGCAATCACCTTCCTGCCCACCGGAGAGGACAAGGATGAAGCCGTACGCATCTCCCACAGGCAGCTTTTCGCCCGCATCACGCAGGCGGCTAACGCCTTCCATGCCCTCGGCGTCGGTCCCGTCGATGCCGTGGGTATCCTGATGCCCGGCATGCCGCAGACCCACTTCGCCCTGTGGGGGGCCCAGACCGCCGGGATCGCCTGCCCCATCAATTTTCTGCTCAACCCCGAACAGATCGCCGAGCTGATGAACGCTGCCGGTGTCAAGGTCGCGGTGGTCTTCGGGTCCCCCGCCATGCCGGGAATGCTGGAGAAGGCCCTGGCCGTGCGCGACCTGGTCCCGGGCCTGAAGGCGCTTCTCCTGGTGGGAGCGAAAAGCGATCCCTCCCGGAATATCTGGAATTTCGATGAAAAACTCGACGAGCAGCCCGGCGATGCCCTGACCTCGAAACGAACGTTCTCGCGCCGGGACGTCTGCACCTATTTCCACACCGGCGGGACCACCGGTTCGCCCAAGCTCGCCCGCCTGACCCAGGGAAACATGGTTTATGCCGTCTGGGCCATCGCCCAGATGTACGGCTATACACCGGATGCAATCGGCGTCAATCCGCTGCCCCTGTTCCACGTGGCGGGTTCCGTAATCCTGGGCCTGTCGCCCCTGTGTTCCGGGGCCCAGATCATCATCCCCACGGCGGGCGGCTTCCGGAACCCCAAGGCCCTGGCCAATCACTGGAAGATGGTCGCCCGCTACCGGCCCACCCACGTCGGCGGCGTGCCTGCCAACATGGTGGCCATCTCGGGCGTGCCCCCGCAGGGCGAGGACTTGAGCTCGATCCGCGCCTTCTATACCGGCGGTGCGGCCCTGCCGGTGGAGACCGAGCGGTATTACCGGGATACGTTCGGCATTCCGGTCTATAAGATGTACGGGATGACGGAGTCGACCGCCCTGGGGGCCATGAATCCCGTCGGAGCCCCGGTCAAGCTCGGGTGCCTGGGAATGCGGCCGCCCTACGAGGAGCTCGCGGTCCGTCACCTCAACGCCGACGGCAGCCTGGGGGCCCCGTGCGGAACCAACGAAACCGGAGCCGTGCTACTGCGTGGGCCCGGAATCTTTGCCGGCTACACCGACTCGTCCAAGGATGCCGAGGCGCTCATCGAAGGCGGCTGGTTCAAGACCGGCGACATGGGCTACCTGGACGAGGACGGGGAGCTTTACATCACCGGCCGCACCAAGGACATGATCAACCGCAGCGGCCACAGCATCGATTCGGGCGTCATCGAAGAGGCCATCGAACGGCATCCGGCCGTTCTGCAATGCGCGGCCGTGGGGCGGCCCGACACCTATGCGGGCGAGCTGCCGGTGGCCTACGTGACTCTCAAGCCGGGCAAGACGGCCGACGCCGACGAGATCCGTGCGTTTGCCGCCGCGAACATCGCCGACCCTCCGGCCGTTCCCAAGGACGTAATCATCCTCGAAGCGATGCCCATGACAGTGATCGGCAAGATCTTCAAACCGGAGCTCAGGGCAGACCAGACCAGGCGGGTTTTCCAGGAGGCCCTGGCGGATATCGGAGCAACGGCGGACATACAGGTCATACCGGACAGGAAGCACGGCAACCTGGCCGTCATCAGTCTGCAGGACAGGGATGAACGCGGCCGGATCGAGGCCGAAATCAATCGGATCCTGGGAGGATACACCGTTCCGTACGAGATTAGATGGACGCGTGCGGAATGA
- the metF gene encoding methylenetetrahydrofolate reductase [NAD(P)H], translating into MEIKKILKENRFCLSFEVFPPKREGNLESLFSTIGELGTFDPHFISVTYGAGGSTRDKTLEIASKVKNDFSREVLAHLTCVEATRDDIARTLDAFQERNIENILALRGDPPTGQETFTPTPGGFNFASDLVEFIHRRWPFCIGVAGYPEGHPEAASLDDDLKNLKKKIDAGADFIVTQLFFNSEFFFRFRDRARAMKIQVPILPGLWPILNYNQIKRIVCLCGATIPSGLGEKLDRVMDRPGEVEKYGLEHAVRQAEELIRNGVEGLHIYCMNRSEPVRAILGAVSIPREKVEDPGVAEPGRIRP; encoded by the coding sequence ATGGAAATCAAGAAGATCCTGAAGGAAAACCGGTTCTGTCTCTCTTTCGAGGTCTTCCCGCCCAAGCGGGAGGGCAACCTGGAGAGCCTCTTTTCGACGATCGGGGAACTGGGCACGTTCGATCCCCACTTCATCTCCGTCACCTATGGAGCCGGCGGAAGCACCCGGGACAAGACGCTGGAGATCGCCTCGAAGGTGAAGAACGATTTCAGCCGTGAGGTGCTGGCCCACCTGACCTGCGTCGAGGCCACCCGGGACGACATCGCCCGGACGCTGGACGCCTTCCAGGAACGGAATATCGAGAACATCCTTGCCCTCCGGGGGGATCCGCCGACGGGCCAGGAAACATTCACGCCCACGCCGGGAGGCTTCAACTTCGCCAGCGACCTGGTGGAGTTCATCCACCGGAGGTGGCCTTTCTGCATCGGCGTGGCGGGATATCCGGAAGGCCATCCCGAGGCCGCCTCCCTCGACGACGACCTGAAGAACCTCAAGAAGAAGATCGATGCCGGGGCGGATTTCATCGTCACCCAGCTCTTCTTCAACAGCGAGTTCTTCTTCCGATTCCGCGACCGGGCGCGGGCCATGAAGATCCAGGTCCCCATCCTGCCGGGGCTGTGGCCCATCCTGAACTACAACCAGATCAAGCGGATCGTCTGCCTCTGCGGCGCCACAATCCCCTCCGGCCTGGGCGAGAAGCTGGACCGCGTCATGGACCGGCCCGGGGAGGTCGAAAAATACGGCCTCGAACATGCGGTCCGGCAGGCGGAAGAGCTGATCCGGAACGGAGTCGAGGGCCTGCACATCTACTGCATGAACCGGAGCGAGCCCGTCCGGGCAATCCTGGGAGCCGTGAGCATTCCAAGAGAGAAAGTGGAAGATCCGGGAGTTGCGGAACCCGGGCGGATCAGACCTTGA
- a CDS encoding DUF4337 domain-containing protein, whose amino-acid sequence MSGHGIEHVDPANKKIALLIAVLALFLALSETMAKSAQTSALNYNIEASNLWAFFQAKTIRMTTLRTAADAAETEWKHERNPAKAEALQKQMEGWRKVAATYDSEPDKGEGRKELSARAKAAEAKRAHSMAAYHYYELSSAALQIAIVLASAEIITGVVALVWISGGLGVVAVALGAIGMFAPMAIHLF is encoded by the coding sequence ATGTCTGGACATGGTATTGAGCACGTGGATCCGGCCAACAAAAAGATTGCATTGCTGATAGCGGTCCTGGCCCTTTTCCTTGCCTTGAGCGAGACAATGGCTAAAAGCGCCCAGACTTCGGCATTGAACTACAACATAGAAGCGTCCAACCTCTGGGCGTTCTTTCAGGCGAAGACCATCCGCATGACGACGCTGCGCACCGCGGCCGATGCGGCGGAGACGGAATGGAAGCACGAGAGGAATCCCGCGAAGGCAGAAGCGCTTCAGAAGCAGATGGAGGGCTGGCGGAAGGTTGCAGCCACGTATGATTCAGAGCCTGATAAGGGTGAGGGCCGCAAGGAATTGTCCGCTCGTGCCAAAGCGGCCGAGGCAAAACGTGCTCACTCCATGGCGGCGTACCACTACTACGAACTGTCTTCGGCAGCCCTGCAAATCGCCATCGTCCTGGCATCGGCTGAGATCATTACGGGAGTGGTGGCCCTGGTCTGGATATCCGGGGGACTGGGGGTTGTCGCTGTAGCTCTCGGCGCCATAGGAATGTTCGCACCGATGGCGATTCATCTTTTCTGA
- a CDS encoding electron transfer flavoprotein subunit alpha/FixB family protein has product MTVERSGGELRAVRNTLGGATEATQAVTSAKKVVTVSPKAYAQAEAGSGGSVRPVAVSAPPTRMTVKESRKLGKDNIDIEAAGVILAVGQGLSDEAALALADEVARGLGGVLACSKPVATDRKWLSEERVIGLSGKLCRPELALVMGISGQVQFTVGIRDAKTIVAVNTDENAPMCQMSDYILVSDLKEVLCQLKEAIGKGL; this is encoded by the coding sequence GTGACCGTCGAACGGTCCGGCGGCGAGCTTCGCGCCGTACGCAACACCCTGGGCGGGGCGACGGAAGCCACGCAGGCCGTCACGAGCGCGAAGAAGGTCGTGACGGTGAGTCCCAAGGCCTATGCGCAGGCGGAGGCCGGTTCGGGCGGTTCCGTCCGCCCCGTGGCCGTATCGGCGCCGCCGACCCGAATGACCGTCAAAGAAAGCAGAAAACTTGGAAAAGACAACATCGACATCGAGGCGGCCGGGGTCATCCTGGCCGTGGGCCAGGGGCTGTCCGACGAAGCCGCGCTGGCCCTGGCGGACGAGGTGGCCCGGGGGCTCGGCGGTGTGCTGGCCTGCTCCAAGCCCGTGGCGACGGACCGCAAGTGGCTGAGCGAGGAGAGGGTCATCGGTCTGTCCGGCAAGCTCTGCAGACCAGAACTCGCCCTGGTCATGGGCATTTCGGGCCAGGTGCAGTTCACCGTGGGCATCCGGGACGCCAAGACCATCGTGGCCGTGAATACCGATGAAAACGCCCCGATGTGTCAGATGAGCGACTACATCCTCGTCTCGGACCTGAAGGAGGTACTGTGTCAGCTCAAGGAAGCGATTGGCAAGGGTCTTTAA
- a CDS encoding LysM peptidoglycan-binding domain-containing protein, protein MLLLISASAFAGGEIQNVRHWTAPDQTRVVFDVSDGIVFTVHKEAGRVFIDFQDTTLKDSLPSTIDMKKPSIEKIVLGRGPEDILRAELHLPEGAESKVFRLKRFQDRPERVVVDLRLPALEKKESETRQAVKKDRRERIIIIDPGHGGDDPGALGRHGTKEKDVVLQIGRKLRDELNGREGYRAFLTRNGDYYVPFRKRVTIAKEYGADLFVSIHADAVKGTHARGSSVYALSLSGASNEAARLLATNENLSDIIGGVSEEESGEETDAILLNMFQTNTINRSMLFGSTVLNRLGDVGNIKFASVQHAPFRVLKLPDIPSVLVETAYISNPEEEKLLKHRLHQQKIAGAITDAITEFLPAEETGEPDGKIVRRGRSGREDRTAVAPYLVKRGETLAGIAKKHDTTLAVLLKLNDMKIDDPLLWGRKIKIPAADSGEETVQPKKAAGGREPAPKRRVLTYRVKKGESLGWIAREKQVSLQVLLEANNMKRDDPLFVGRLLKIPVADADSDAAKAGEKPKKVAGKREKTVYYRVKRGDNLTEIARRHHTSVENLMSLNSLKRNDPLYVNKRLRVPSPSAP, encoded by the coding sequence TTGCTGCTGCTCATTTCCGCCTCTGCCTTTGCCGGCGGGGAAATCCAAAATGTCCGCCACTGGACGGCACCGGACCAGACCCGAGTCGTCTTTGACGTCAGCGACGGAATCGTCTTCACCGTCCACAAGGAGGCCGGACGGGTTTTCATCGATTTCCAGGATACGACCCTCAAGGATTCTCTCCCCTCCACCATCGACATGAAGAAGCCGTCCATCGAGAAGATCGTTCTGGGACGGGGCCCCGAGGATATCCTCCGGGCGGAGCTCCACCTCCCGGAGGGCGCCGAGTCGAAGGTGTTCCGCCTGAAACGTTTTCAGGACCGGCCCGAGCGGGTGGTGGTGGACCTCCGGCTGCCCGCCCTGGAAAAAAAGGAGAGCGAGACCCGCCAGGCCGTCAAGAAAGACCGGAGGGAACGGATCATCATTATCGATCCCGGCCACGGAGGAGACGACCCCGGGGCGCTCGGACGCCACGGCACGAAAGAAAAGGACGTGGTCCTCCAGATCGGCAGGAAGCTCCGCGACGAGTTGAACGGCCGGGAAGGTTACCGGGCCTTCCTGACCCGGAACGGCGACTACTACGTGCCGTTCCGAAAACGCGTCACCATTGCGAAGGAATACGGCGCGGACCTCTTCGTCAGCATCCATGCCGACGCCGTGAAGGGAACCCATGCCCGGGGCAGTTCCGTCTACGCCCTGTCCCTGAGCGGGGCGTCCAACGAGGCGGCCCGCCTCCTGGCAACCAACGAAAACCTGTCGGACATTATCGGCGGCGTCTCCGAGGAGGAGAGCGGCGAAGAGACCGACGCGATCCTGCTCAACATGTTTCAGACGAACACCATCAACCGCTCCATGCTCTTCGGATCGACCGTCCTGAACCGCCTGGGGGACGTGGGAAACATCAAGTTCGCCAGCGTCCAGCACGCCCCCTTCCGGGTCCTGAAGCTGCCGGACATCCCGTCCGTCCTGGTGGAAACAGCCTATATCTCCAACCCGGAGGAGGAAAAACTCCTCAAGCACCGCCTGCACCAGCAGAAGATCGCCGGGGCCATCACCGATGCCATCACAGAGTTTCTGCCGGCGGAAGAGACCGGCGAGCCGGACGGGAAGATCGTAAGAAGAGGCCGGAGCGGACGGGAAGACCGGACGGCCGTGGCCCCGTACCTCGTCAAACGGGGCGAGACCCTTGCCGGAATCGCGAAGAAACACGACACGACCCTGGCGGTCCTGTTGAAGCTGAACGACATGAAGATCGACGACCCGCTCCTGTGGGGGCGCAAAATCAAGATCCCCGCCGCCGATTCCGGGGAAGAAACGGTGCAGCCGAAGAAAGCGGCAGGAGGACGGGAGCCTGCTCCGAAGAGGCGCGTCCTCACCTACCGGGTAAAAAAAGGGGAATCGCTGGGATGGATCGCCCGGGAAAAGCAGGTTTCCCTCCAGGTGCTGCTGGAGGCCAACAACATGAAGAGGGACGATCCCCTCTTCGTGGGACGCCTTCTGAAAATCCCCGTCGCCGATGCGGATTCCGATGCAGCCAAGGCAGGTGAAAAGCCGAAAAAGGTGGCGGGCAAGCGCGAGAAAACGGTTTATTACCGGGTGAAAAGGGGCGACAATCTGACGGAGATTGCCCGGCGCCACCATACCTCGGTCGAGAATCTGATGAGCCTGAATTCCCTCAAGCGCAACGATCCCCTCTATGTGAACAAGCGTCTCCGGGTCCCGTCTCCCTCCGCCCCGTGA
- a CDS encoding helix-turn-helix transcriptional regulator, giving the protein MVNRLHVLRAEQRMTQEQLAKEVGVTRATILAIEGGGYNPSLELAFRIARYFKTDIHSIFSIAEEER; this is encoded by the coding sequence ATCGTGAATCGCCTGCATGTTCTTCGGGCGGAGCAGAGGATGACCCAGGAACAGCTCGCGAAAGAAGTCGGTGTGACCCGGGCGACGATCCTAGCCATTGAGGGCGGGGGGTACAATCCGTCTCTCGAGCTGGCGTTTCGCATCGCCCGGTATTTCAAGACGGACATACATTCCATTTTCTCGATTGCGGAGGAGGAAAGATGA
- a CDS encoding coniferyl aldehyde dehydrogenase, with amino-acid sequence MIRKEMGGNMGQTAQKSGFSEPYTEAQRAYLFQRQAYSNEPFPTYESRVASLRTLEALISENIEAIAEAVSADFGNRSPIETKLLEGYGSLSGIRYTIRHLKRWMKRQNRHVSVLFMTGKNRVIPQPKGVVGIVVPWNYPLFLMCSPLTSALAAGNRCMIKMAANSRNLCRLMHELFKKKFPQNLVTILPDVTGAEFSSLPFDHLIFTGSADSGRVVMRSASDNLCPVTLELGGKSPTIICDDFDLREAALRILYGKFINAGQTCIAPDYLFVPEQKAEKFADLAREIVSRRYADINGGDYTSIIDDRSYRRLRETFLDATTRGARAFKLVDGEFNDALRKFPPHVMLDVTEDMRIMQEEIFGPLLPVMTYRNLDDVVDYINGKDRPLALYLFTHDSAVQERILFGTISGGVTLNHCMFHAVQHDMPFGGIGASGMGQYHGYEGFLEFSKMKPVFSFPGISKPDMFYPPYGKFHETMFAMINRLKL; translated from the coding sequence ATGATCAGGAAAGAAATGGGGGGCAATATGGGGCAAACGGCACAGAAATCCGGATTCTCTGAACCGTATACGGAGGCGCAGCGGGCATATCTTTTTCAGAGGCAGGCGTACAGCAACGAGCCGTTTCCAACATATGAAAGCAGGGTTGCGAGCCTGCGGACGCTCGAGGCACTGATTTCAGAGAACATCGAAGCCATTGCGGAGGCCGTTTCGGCGGACTTTGGAAATCGCAGCCCGATCGAGACCAAACTGCTGGAGGGATACGGCTCGCTGTCCGGCATTCGCTATACGATTCGGCATTTGAAGCGCTGGATGAAACGCCAGAACCGCCATGTCTCCGTGCTGTTCATGACGGGGAAAAACAGGGTGATTCCACAACCGAAAGGCGTCGTGGGGATTGTGGTCCCCTGGAACTACCCGCTGTTTTTGATGTGCAGTCCCCTTACCAGCGCACTGGCCGCCGGCAATCGCTGCATGATCAAAATGGCGGCCAACTCCCGCAATCTCTGCCGGCTGATGCATGAATTGTTCAAGAAGAAGTTCCCGCAGAACCTTGTGACCATCCTGCCGGATGTGACAGGGGCCGAGTTCTCGTCGTTGCCCTTCGATCACCTGATCTTCACCGGTTCGGCCGACTCCGGCAGAGTCGTCATGCGCAGCGCCTCCGACAATCTCTGCCCGGTTACGCTGGAACTCGGCGGCAAGAGTCCGACCATCATCTGTGACGATTTCGATTTAAGGGAAGCCGCCTTGCGGATTCTGTACGGAAAGTTCATCAATGCGGGGCAGACCTGCATTGCGCCCGATTACCTGTTCGTACCGGAACAGAAAGCGGAAAAATTCGCGGATCTTGCCAGGGAAATCGTCAGCCGGCGATACGCCGATATAAACGGTGGCGATTATACCTCGATCATCGACGATCGTTCCTACCGCCGTTTGCGGGAAACGTTTCTGGATGCCACGACCCGAGGCGCACGCGCATTCAAATTGGTCGACGGCGAATTCAATGATGCATTACGAAAATTTCCGCCCCATGTCATGCTGGACGTGACGGAGGATATGCGCATCATGCAGGAGGAGATATTCGGGCCGCTGCTGCCGGTGATGACCTATCGAAATCTGGACGACGTCGTGGATTATATCAACGGCAAGGACCGCCCGCTTGCCCTGTATCTGTTCACCCATGATTCCGCCGTTCAGGAAAGAATACTCTTCGGTACGATCTCGGGCGGTGTCACGCTGAACCACTGCATGTTTCATGCGGTGCAGCACGACATGCCGTTCGGCGGCATCGGTGCCAGCGGGATGGGACAGTATCACGGTTACGAGGGGTTTCTGGAATTCAGCAAAATGAAACCGGTATTTTCCTTTCCGGGAATTTCCAAACCGGACATGTTCTATCCGCCTTACGGAAAGTTCCATGAAACGATGTTTGCAATGATCAACCGGTTGAAGCTGTAA
- a CDS encoding acyl-CoA dehydrogenase, translating into MNFNFTKEQELIQRSTREFAVKNIEPIAEQIDQTNEVPENVLRGLADLDVFGLSFPEEYDGAGADKESFVIVIEQLARVSQGVSMIVSAGTVALETIHYLGSGDQKRRFLPPCCRGEQISSFAFTEPGTGSDPKQLTTTYTADGDHYVLNGTKRFISNANFKGPMVVFAKESETGKVSAFIGEKWIDGYSISEPWKKLGLHGGPLLDVYLKEYRIPRENLLGEAGQGFDILQTGIAFGKLGSGACSLGGILSAYDEGLKYATEKLHRGAPIAKFQTVQMAIAQLVMLYDQTRWICYRLGQLANNPKDIVNYRKEAALAKAVAGTNHVEAARVMMDIHGSYGLMMDYKAQRIYRDAIMMKEVEGVTDLQKIVVAGTILAGMR; encoded by the coding sequence ATGAACTTCAATTTTACCAAGGAACAGGAGCTGATTCAGAGGAGCACCCGGGAGTTTGCCGTAAAGAACATCGAGCCGATCGCAGAGCAGATCGACCAGACCAACGAGGTACCGGAGAATGTCCTCAGGGGGCTGGCCGATCTGGACGTCTTCGGCCTGTCCTTCCCGGAAGAGTATGACGGGGCGGGGGCCGACAAGGAAAGCTTCGTGATCGTGATCGAGCAGCTTGCCCGGGTCTCCCAGGGCGTGTCCATGATCGTCTCGGCCGGCACGGTCGCCCTGGAAACCATCCACTACCTGGGCAGCGGAGACCAGAAGCGGCGGTTCCTGCCGCCCTGCTGCCGGGGCGAACAGATCTCCTCTTTTGCCTTCACCGAGCCGGGCACCGGGTCGGATCCCAAGCAGCTCACCACCACCTACACCGCCGACGGCGACCACTACGTGCTCAACGGAACGAAGCGCTTCATCTCCAACGCCAATTTCAAGGGTCCCATGGTGGTTTTTGCGAAGGAGAGCGAGACCGGCAAGGTGTCGGCCTTCATCGGCGAGAAGTGGATCGACGGCTATTCCATCTCGGAGCCCTGGAAGAAGCTCGGCCTGCACGGCGGGCCGCTGCTGGACGTGTACCTCAAGGAATACCGCATTCCCCGGGAAAACCTCCTGGGCGAGGCCGGGCAGGGGTTCGACATCCTTCAGACCGGCATTGCCTTCGGCAAGCTCGGTTCGGGAGCGTGCTCCCTGGGCGGGATTCTGTCCGCCTACGACGAGGGCCTGAAGTACGCCACGGAGAAGCTGCACCGCGGGGCGCCCATCGCCAAGTTCCAGACCGTGCAGATGGCCATCGCCCAGCTGGTCATGCTCTACGACCAGACGCGGTGGATCTGCTACCGCCTGGGACAGCTGGCCAACAATCCCAAGGACATCGTCAACTACCGCAAGGAGGCCGCCCTGGCCAAGGCCGTCGCCGGCACGAACCACGTGGAGGCGGCCCGGGTCATGATGGACATCCACGGCTCCTATGGCCTCATGATGGACTACAAGGCGCAGCGCATCTATCGGGACGCCATCATGATGAAGGAAGTCGAAGGCGTGACCGACCTGCAGAAGATCGTCGTGGCCGGCACCATCCTGGCCGGCATGCGTTAA
- a CDS encoding 3-aminobutyryl-CoA ammonia lyase — protein sequence MKKARIRVRISEKDRHYRNGMVSGATIMQLMEDAGLELSIMDSGDEGFLAGYKNVEFFHTVYSGDYIEVTGWFSRIGNTSRQVELRVHKVIEAIDGSPSASDILNPPLLVARATLIGVVTKVRDRGMQIEREEYPFVDEHSIETDE from the coding sequence ATGAAGAAGGCACGCATTCGCGTTCGCATCAGCGAAAAGGACAGGCACTACCGCAACGGGATGGTCAGCGGCGCTACGATCATGCAGCTCATGGAGGATGCCGGGCTGGAGCTGAGCATCATGGACAGCGGCGACGAAGGATTCCTGGCGGGCTACAAGAACGTTGAGTTCTTTCACACGGTTTATTCCGGCGACTACATCGAGGTCACGGGCTGGTTCTCGCGGATCGGCAATACCTCCCGGCAGGTGGAGCTCCGGGTCCACAAGGTCATCGAGGCGATCGACGGCAGCCCGTCGGCGTCCGATATCCTCAACCCGCCCCTGCTGGTGGCGCGGGCGACGCTGATCGGGGTGGTCACCAAGGTGCGCGACCGGGGGATGCAGATCGAGCGGGAGGAATATCCTTTCGTGGATGAACACTCGATCGAGACGGACGAGTAA